A genomic window from Lycium barbarum isolate Lr01 chromosome 4, ASM1917538v2, whole genome shotgun sequence includes:
- the LOC132638132 gene encoding labd-13Z-ene-9,15,16-triol synthase, chloroplastic-like, with amino-acid sequence MASTTPLKELCLAGLTLSIVFLTILWYKLTSNIPHEEESRLPPGPRGLPIVGFLPFLRPNLHHQLTELSQQYGPIYKLWLGGKLCVVLNSPSLAKEVVRDQDSIFANRDPPIAGLVGTYGGADISFSPNGSYWRDMRKLFVREMLSNRNLQACYSLRRHEVRKTIRNVRAEIGNPMDIGELAFVTEMNVIMSMIFSSNFVEEKEKHGKDGAEFRELVIKFLQVIGKPNISDFFPILARFDLQGIQKEMEALLKSFESILEPAINQHMKMLSNKREDEIQGNGKKDFMQILLELMEQKDIGISLDLVKIKAILVDIVIGGTDTTITTVEWVMAELLNNPKIMSKVQHELKDVVGMNNIVEESHLSKLHYLDAVLKETLRLHPALPLLLPKRPSQSAVVGGYTIPEGTKVFLNVYAIHRDPQVWESPLEFQPERFLSRSTNLDYAGNNMKYLPFGSGRRICAGLPLAEKMLMFILASLLHSFDWKIPEGENVDLSEGFGLVIKKSKRLFAIPTPRLPQLELYQ; translated from the exons ATGGCTTCAACGACACCTTTAAAGGAGCTTTGTCTTGCAGGTCTCACCCTTTCAATTGTGTTCCTTACAATTCTGTGGTACAAATTGACCTCAAATATACCCCATGAGGAAGAATCCAGGTTGCCACCTGGGCCTCGTGGCCTTCCAATTGTGGGATTCTTACCATTCCTCCGCCCGAATTTGCATCACCAACTCACAGAGTTGTCTCAACAGTATGGTCCAATTTATAAGCTGTGGcttggaggtaaactatgtgttGTGTTGAATTCACCATCCTTAGCCAAAGAAGTGGTTCGTGATCAAGACTCCATTTTCGCCAACCGTGACCCTCCAATTGCAGGATTGGTGGGCACATATGGTGGAGCAGATATTTCATTTTCTCCTAATGGCTCTTACTGGCGTGATATGCGCAAACTATTCGTAAGGGAGATGCTAAGCAACAGGAATCTTCAGGCGTGTTATAGCCTTCGGAGACACGAGGTCAGAAAGACAATCAGAAACGTGCGTGCCGAGATTGGCAACCCCATGGACATTGGTGAATTGGCTTTTGTAACTGAAATGAATGTAATCATGAGTATGATTTTTAGCAGCAATTTTGTGGAGGAGAAGGAGAAGCATGGAAAAGATGGAGCTGAGTTCAGGGAATTGGTGATAAAATTTCTTCAAGTGATAGGAAAGCCAAACATATCAGACTTCTTCCCTATACTTGCCAGGTTTGATTTACAAGGAATACAGAAAGAGATGGAGGCTCTCTTGAAGTCGTTCGAAAGTATATTGGAGCCAGCCATAAATCAACACATGAAGATGCTTTCAAACAAAAGAGAGGATGAAATCCAGGGAAATGGGAAAAAGGATTTTATGCAGATCCTGTTAGAGCTAATGGAGCAGAAAGACATTGGTATATCATTGGACTTGGTGAAAATAAAGGCCATCTTAGTG GATATTGTGATTGGTGGAACTGACACTACAATCACGACAGTAGAGTGGGTAATGGCGGAGCTTCTAAATAATCCGAAGATAATGTCAAAGGTGCAGCACGAATTGAAAGATGTTGTAGGGATGAATAACATTGTTGAAGAGTCCCACTTATCGAAACTGCACTATCTTGACGCGGTTCTAAAGGAGACGTTACGTTTACACCCTGCATTACCACTGCTTCTCCCAAAGCGCCCAAGCCAATCTGCAGTAGTAGGTGGATACACAATACCTGAGGGAACTAAAGTATTCTTGAATGTTTATGCAATTCATAGGGATCCTCAAGTGTGGGAGAGTCCATTGGAATTTCAGCCTGAAAGGTTCTTGAGTCGCTCGACAAATTTAGACTATGCTGGAAATAATATGAAGTACCTTCCATTTGGATCAGGGAGGAGAATTTGTGCTGGCCTTCCTTTAGCAGAAAAAATGCTTATGTTTATATTGGCTTCATTGTTGCATTCCTTTGATTGGAAAATCCCTGAGGGAGAAAACGTTGACCTTTCAGAGGGATTTGGACTCGTAATCAAGAAAAGCAAGAGGCTTTTTGCCATCCCTACTCCCAGGTTACCGCAATTAGAGCTGTATCAGTAA
- the LOC132637113 gene encoding flavonoid 3',5'-hydroxylase-like yields the protein MEQKDIGISVDLVKIKAILVDIVIGGTDTTITTVEWVMAELLNNPEIMSKVQEELKDVVGINNIVEESHLPELHYLDTILKETLRLHPALPLLLPKRPSQSAIVGGYTIPEGTKVILNVYTIHRDPQVGESPLEFQPERFLSRSTNLDYARNNMKYIPFGSGRRICAGLPLAEKMLMFILASLLHSFDWKLPEGENVDLSEGFRLVIKKSERLFAIPTPRLPNFELYQ from the exons ATGGAGCAGAAAGACATTGGGATATCAGTGGACTTGGTGAAAATAAAGGCCATCTTGGTG GATATTGTGATTGGTGGGACTGACACTACAATCACGACGGTCGAGTGGGTAATGGCGGAGCTTCTGAATAATCCAGAGATAATGTCAAAGGTGCAGGAGGAATTGAAAGATGTTGTAGGGATAAATAACATTGTTGAAGAATCCCACTTACCGGAACTGCACTATCTTGACACAATTTTAAAGGAGACGTTACGTTTACACCCTGCATTACCACTTCTTCTCCCAAAGCGGCCGAGCCAATCTGCAATAGTAGGTGGATACACAATACCTGAGGGAACTAAAGTAATCTTGAATGTTTATACAATTCATCGGGATCCTCAAGTGGGGGAGAGTCCATTGGAGTTCCAGCCTGAAAGATTCTTGAGTCGCTCTACAAATTTAGACTATGCTAGAAATAATATGAAGTACATTCCATTTGGATCAGGGAGGAGAATTTGTGCTGGCCTTCCTTTAGCAGAGAAAATGCTCATGTTTATATTGGCTTCATTGTTGCATTCCTTTGATTGGAAACTCCCTGAGGGCGAAAACGTTGACCTTTCAGAGGGATTTAGACTTGTCATCAAGAAAAGCGAGAGGCTATTTGCCATCCCTACTCCCAGGTTACCAAATTTCGAACTATATCAGTAA